The region CAATGTGGTGAACATTGAAAGATGTAGTAAATTGGTGGGAAAAATGAGGTGATTATCATGACTGTGATTCCAACATAGTCCATTCTCAACAAGAGGGTGTTTAATTTGTGGGAATGGCATGAGAAGAGGTGACAAATGCTGCTTGAGAGCAGACAGAACATTGAACCAGCCAAGAATACATAAAATGGCCATGTTGTTTCACTTGTTACCCTATTTGTTGACATCATGTCCAATTGTAAGTTTTGGTCCTGCTTCAAATCAATTAGTCTAGCTGGACCCTGAAATATAAGAGGGTTTAAATTAGGGGATGTTACACATTTATTTGCTCGGCCGAAccaatataatattatatgctaattatacatatattacgtATCTGTCGGCTACTTTTTTGTTGTGGAGGTgccgcggggggggggggggtgtggtggtggtgggggttattaaattaatttccCTGGATTTTAACACATTTTACTGCTAGGCCGAAAATAATTACAGCCGCtaaccaaatatacaaaagatatatactaattatgtataaaatatgtattttatacattaatatataaaaaatatacaaatacCAACTATTTTCTTGGTGGGCGATGATTCATGTTAATTTCCCTATTATACATGTCACTATGGAAAAGAAGTGAAATTTGTTACTAGTGTAGTTTAACAAATTATAACTtgttatttactttattttccaAGTTATTAGATCTTGTTTGTCATAGACAGTTACTTCTGTTTTACAAAAAGAGACACATTgttcatgtttcatgttatttttttcCTGGCCTTTTAGAATTAAATAACTCACCCCGAAATATTCCTTTGATTTATTGGAGACATTTACATCACCACTCGTGGGTAAGTTCCTGCAAGATTGAATCAAAATTTAACAATTAATTATCAAACAATAAATCCAacaattgttttttttcttttcttctttgtaatttgttttgttgttggGCTGGGGGGCGGGGGGGAACCCCAAATAACATCAGAAATTAAGGcctttgatgaaattgaaacgCTTTTTAATTAGTGAAGcaagatgaaaaaaaattaaacattatTTAGTACTTATATTTTATATTccgtcctttttccttctttcactTTATATTAAAGTGAATTGATATATAAATTCCAAAAAATTGTTGGAGGGTGTGATACTTTGATGAAGCATAGACTaagtttatttttattactgTATAAAACAAAATGTGACGTGGGTGTCAGCCAAGAAAAAAGTTATAGCATAAATAAATGCGAACGTATTTATGGAATGTAGTTGGAAGTTTGATAGCCAACAACTTCCATAAAAGCATATGCTAAAAACTACTATCCAATTCACCAACTTTTCGTCTATTAAAATGGACCCCTATAGGGTGTCTGTTAGCTGTCACTAGGACTAGGATCTACTATAGAAATaattcaaatttccaaaaaaaataaaaaaaaataaaaagttcacTTTTCATGGTACTAATTTTGCATTTTTGATTAGTGGGAAATAAGAGACAAATGGATTTTGTTGGGAAactagaaaaaacaaaaagattttATAGGTTAGGTGACCTAACTCTCTTTTACCTTGCTCAATTTAATAACACTTACAAAAGTGTCTCTTTTAGGTAACTTTAGAAATAAAGAGCTCACGGGTTCAAATCGTTGAATATGGAGTCGCTATTATTACTTTATTAGGGAGCGTTTAACTCAACATGGGACTTTTAGCACAAATTTGAATTTAGTCGGGAGTCTCAATACGAGTATTAGATACCTAATTGGAGACCGTACAAAAAAAGGGTTCTCGATTGCTTGAAGGAAAAGGTGGTCTATACATGAAAAgggagaaaattgaaaaaaatgaacaactattaatgagaaaaatgagaatTAGGGATCTTAAAGAAATGCAATCTCTGAATTTATTTGCATTCACTAGGaacgaaaaaaaaagaaccatttTCTTACTTTTAATTTCATAAACAAAACTTAATGTGAAAATTAGTCATTGGTAGAGTGAAAGGAAAAACAAGTATAAACATAGAATTTAGGTGACTTACCAGTTAAACATAGTCATGAAATCAGCAAGCTGAGGCACTTGCACTACATTGGATAAGGTTAATACCACAAATAGAATAAACCCAAGTAAATGCCTGCAAAAGAGAATCAACAAGTTTAACCTTTGTTTAAACTAGGTTAAATATACAAACTGAAAATAGAATAATAGATCAATATATTAATAAATACTCCACCTAACAAAtccaattttaaaaattaaccaCAAAAAGAAAGAGCAAAAGAGTTTAAATCTTTTAACACATATGTGTATTAGAATTTCTACACGATCAGATTAAAGTAACCAATAATAAGTAAGTTATTTATTACATGCAACATATTAATATACACTTATAGACAGAGAGTATAATATTTTTCAGACGGTAactacactactaaaaaaccgCAAATTTCTGATGGTTGTTCCCGTTTGAACGCGGTCAGACAGAAAGTTCGTTGGAAACATTTTCGATGAGCCAATTTTCGACGGAGTTCATCTAAAATTTGCATTTTTAGTagtgtatataagttatatCCAAgagaaaatatacaaaaatgaaatgagaTGGATATATACTTACGTCCAGACATTAAGAGTTTCATTATGCCAACGAAAAATGCTGAGAAGAGCTTGTTTAATAGGCCAATTAGCTctataataattcaaaataaactcattatccttcatGTACTCTGGCAATTCATGATAACAAACCAAAgggtaattattattttctcctttgtttatttttccaatagtcttcttcatcttcttgcaCTTTTTGTTTGTAATAATATTCTGATCATCCTTTTCTTGATTCATTATCTCCTTATTATTTTTCCTCTTCAAAACAGACCCTTCAGAGCTTTTAATCATTACTCCTTCAAATCAATCTGAAAttattaagagaaaaaaagaaaacaatttttcttttgtcttttgggttgagtttcttctcttttttcttttagttttttttttttggggtgtgTTTGTCCGAGTAATAAGTGAAGGTTTTTAGGGTATGTTAGAAAGTGTAAGAAGAAGATGTGAGTATTTATAGagtttttttaaattcttttattttgatttctaAGACTTTTAACAGTTAGGACAATGCCTATAAGTTAGGTCATCAATAACTTCTTTGTCATGTTACTTTGATGACCCTACCCCCACCACCCTTgtggtttttcaaaaaattggcACACGTGGCACTTAGACATCCCATTTAATTGGTGACATTtgctatttttttaattcattgttagatttgttgattgaaaaatatatgtatttgttttgCAATGCATACGCGTATTGTACATGGTTTGAGCTACCTAAAAATTAAATAGGTGTGGCATGACTATGAGGTTATAATTATAAGCCGAGTAGTGATTGCTATCTCCAACTGGTCCATATTATCTgtcttttaatatttttgacTTTTCGGATTATTCTTTTCCGACATGTAGCATTTCGACATCCTATTTAATAAGTgacattttcattttcttagtaGTTATATCTTATAAAGGATATGCATGTAGTTTTAGCAATGAGTTTAAGAACTATACATCTTtagtgtaaataatttttataccGACAAACGACAAgtcatttttatttgttgtaGCAGATAAAATAGTTTatctttaaaatttcaaatctcATATTTTAAGGAGCTTTACCTCTAGTTGTCTTTTGATTTATTATATTAAACGTATTGAAAATATATACTCGTATTGTGCTTCGAGCGACTTAcctaaaattcaaattttacatATTAAATAATTGTGGGGAATGGGATGATAATTATAAGCCAAGTAGTAGATTATCTTATCGAACGGTTTAAGATTGATATATACACGTAAGGGTAATGGTAGTTAAGATGAAAAAGTTACTATTGAGTAGCTAAAAAGGCAATAACAAACTTAAAAgcaatttctcttttcttggataatgatatttttccttttgtgGAAAGAAATAATTTCATAATGATCAAGGATAAAGCATTCCCTGCTGGATATTAGTGCATTCCTTTAACTGATGtgaaaacaaaaatattaaagaaaagaagtgtaAAAAGTAAGATAATCATATGAATTTAATTTAATCTTAACATGTGAAACTAACTTTCTTAACTCACATTACGTTCTTTAGAAATCTTGAAGTAtaatttctctctttcttcaagTACAAACTGATGTTAGCAGTAAAATTAACCAATTCGTGTGGAATGCCATTTTAACTTAAATCactcaaattaagaaaaataaattacgaCATGGACTCACAGAACTATGATTAAAAGGTGCCAAATAATTAAGTCTTACTTGCAGTGAATCAactaaataatttaagaaaatgatgGTCTAATTAAAGCGataagaaattcaaaaattagGAGAAGTTTTATAAGTCAAATGACAACATGatattcgtttttttttttattttctaattcACTTTCccagacaatttttttttggttaattaattttttttcctcaaattaaTTTGCTTTCCACACGTAATTGACCCCTTTCTTGAAGAATTTCTAAAGCTAAGTAAAGTAAAAAcctctactttcttctctactTTTTCATCTTCTCTAAAAGCTAAATTACTTTTTATCATCTAAATCTTACCTGTGACTTCAACACTATTATAACAACTTAAATCATGAGTATAGTCACCATTTACCACCATAATGCAATCcccaaatataattttttatgcATAGGTAAAAACTTCTTCTTATATCAATGCGGTTCGAGCCAACAGACACATCTCAATTATTTCATAGAATATTTAGTACTTCCCACCATCATACGTACtttttccatttcaatttatatgacggTGTTGGAATTTCCATGAAATTGAATAACAAGAAATATTTTGGACTAACTTTGCAAGGTATAGCCATATAACACCATTTTTAATTAAACAATGTTCACATGTTGAGTGTCCACCTAGTACTTTGAATATTGACATATGTAAGAGTGGGAAATGAGCAATGGGTAGATGGAAAATTTTCCTACCAGTTTTGGTTGAGGAAGCTAAGCTAATTTCTAGCTTAAAGTTTCTTTCACTCAAATTATAGTGTGAAATGCTTGGAATGTGTTTCATTAAGCCATGCTGAAAAGTATTTCTTCCGttccaaaatatttgttacGTTTCGCTTCTCGAAAATCAATTTGACGAATCTTCGAAACTAAATTAggttagattaatttaatattttaagattaaaatttagctATTCAAAGACTATATGAAAAGTGCAataagttgcaattcttctcatatcaatatggtGAAAAttacatcttaaaatattgatcaaaatttaTTTAGTCTGAATCTAGAGAAGCGAAAAATGACAAGTATTTTGAGACAAAGGGAGTATAATATTGTGAAACAGGTCATATTATAGCAAATGATGATTACCTAGCAATTAGGCAAAGTTATTTTGCGTGTTGAAGAAAAGTGGCCAACAATTGGAAGATTTTGCTTAACATCTTTCTTTGTTGCCCTTAAGAAACATCAAATCCAAacttaaattaattttcttaaacaaGTTGAAACTTGTTATCATCAAATTTACACATGCATAAGGTTttataataaacaaaagaacaagtaaaaatcTATAGCACCTATAAATATAATGTAGTATTGGTATGCGCAAAATTACTCTCTTTGTTTATGTAAAATGCAGATCTACATTAAATGTTTCTTCCTCTGTTTCACTCTCTTTTGTTTATGTTTTTTCTAAAATGACTTagattttttatatagtttctacattaaaatctatgtcaaaatataaataaaataattaaaaacgaaaaaaataaGTAACTGATTACTAGAAAAAGTGTAGGTGCATGACCAGGCGTCAACCCAAACGCACGGATGTAGATCTCCACAaagttttatttataagtatttgtataataaaaaataaaatgaggtCTAGAAAATGGTGAGGTATaacaaatttcataaaattaaaaattaaaaaatgtacAAAACATTTATATCTAAGAATTACAAGAAGTGGGAAATATaacaaatttcataaaatacaaaattaaaaaaatgtacaAAACATTTTATATCTAGGTATAATAGTATACATAAAGTCACTCAAACTCTTATTCTAGAAAAAAGTATTTAAATTAAAACTATAATCaaatacttaaaatatatatacagtaATAAGAAAATTAGGGCATTCAAGATAGATAATTCGCAATGTAAAACACGTCCAATGTCCTGGAGCATATATACAACACTAATCACCTAAGATGTAAAATTGATGAACGACCTTCCGAGGTATCATGTGACTTTAGCTCTTTATTATCGTGTTGAAAGTCATTTAATCTCACATCGAGACGAGTTTTAACGTTACCTTTTTGAAAAGTGTCGACAGACAATTAAGATTAAACTCAGTGAGATTCGAATTTTAACCttttggaaaacaaaaaaaaaaaaaaaactttcaagaGGTTCAAAATGAAGGTGTGTGGGTGGGAGGTGTGTAATAAAGCAAATTTCTGGACCTAATACTTATTGTTGAACTCCGGATAGTTCCATAGGCTTGCATTTTGTGTCCTCCTGACATAACTcagagagtttttttttttttaataaaaaaataggaTTTAAATTATGTACGCTGATAAGGTGCACGcttttttatattatcagtGAATTTTAACTCATGATAACcagttaattattattttaactagATTATCACTTAATATCTATTGTTTTTTGTACTTCGATCATCGTATTATTTTGTGGTAGTTACTGTCTCTTTTTTCAGACTGCTTTCTTTTGATTCCTATAGTTTCTGCCTGACTTCTTTACTTCcgttatttcttttctttgagcTGAGAGTCTTATCggaacaacctctctaccttccaaggtaaaagtaaagtctgcgtacactctaccctttcCAGACCCTATTTGTAGAATTAtattgaatatgttgttgttattgtattgCTTAATACTTATCAATAAATTTATCTGTAATTATCATATAACGATCTGAttgtataaatatatttttcaattgtTAATACACATTTTAAAATCCTTGAAAGAAATACAATCCTCAGAGGTATACCCATAAAAGATTGATGGCAAGCCATTCCATGTTCATGATGTTGGAAATTCTAGCTACTTTAATGGTAAAGCAAATTAGGGACCACAACAACATGGGTGAGGGAGAGCAAGAGAAAACTTACATGTACAAAGGATTGAAGGTTTAAGCTCATTGACTCCAACCTTCAAGatttttaactttaaactttgttATGTTTTACAATTATAACTGAGTATTGGtacatatttactatttgtTATATTTCAGTGCATTATTACACATATTTCTATGCTTAAAGTATTGGATTCAGATGCATCCCTCGTTGAAACGGTGCATTCGTCTCTACATGTATAGTAAGGGTTTAATTGAATTTCTATGGTCCAAAAATTATACCGTGCAGATAAGACACAAGCAaatttatgcatgtatatgtataggtatgtacGTATAATAATTTCTCTAACATATGGAAAACTTTTAGTGTAGGGTCAAAAGTAGTTTAAGATTGATTTGACATATTTGTTGAATCTCTTTGAATCTCATAAATTTCTGACTCCGTCATTGTAGGGAAGGTGCCTACTAACTAACAGCTAACGTGGTTACTGCTGGCAAATCAGTTGAATATGAATTGACTTCCTGAGCTGTTTGATATCCCAGTTTTGGAAGTCCATTCCATGTCTTGCTTTTACATTTCTAAGCCCATCACTTTCATTAATAGACAATTGGTACTCTTTTCGTCTCAAAATACTTATCGTCCTTATcaaaaatatcaattttaaaatatttgtcattttaaaaactcaagataaaattaagtaaCTTTTTTCCATTTCACCCTTTGCATTAATTACAACATTGGGATTGTTTGGTTGGGGAACAAGTTATTCCAGGATTAATTATCACaaggattagttatcccgacATTGTCCCACCCTACGACATGGATAGAAAATACACTACAATCCCAAAATAACTAACTCCAAAATTAGTTATACCGCGATTTTATCCCAATCAAATGTGGGGATAAACTTATCTCAAATTTAATTTCGGAATTAAATATCCCTTATCTCTCGTACCACACGAGCCCTTAAGAAGGAGCACATCATTGATGAAGTTGGCATAACTATATAATAAATATCATTGAGGAGAGATAACATGATGCAATATTTTAAGAgaataaaatagtcaaaatgctACCCTTATTaatgtttttcttaaaaagcgtgtaaataaaaaatacaacaactaTTTTGAGAAGGAGGGCTG is a window of Lycium ferocissimum isolate CSIRO_LF1 chromosome 12, AGI_CSIRO_Lferr_CH_V1, whole genome shotgun sequence DNA encoding:
- the LOC132039806 gene encoding heptahelical transmembrane protein 1-like, which codes for MIKSSEGSVLKRKNNKEIMNQEKDDQNIITNKKCKKMKKTIGKINKGENNNYPLVCYHELPEYMKDNEFILNYYRANWPIKQALLSIFRWHNETLNVWTHLLGFILFVVLTLSNVVQVPQLADFMTMFNWNLPTSGDVNVSNKSKEYFGGPARLIDLKQDQNLQLDMMSTNRVTSETTWPFYVFLAGSMFCLLSSSICHLFSCHSHKLNTLLLRMDYVGITVMIITSFFPPIYYIFQCSPHWQIVYLSGITIMGICTIITLLSPVFSTGKYRSFRAVLFMSMGLFGLVPAVHAIILNWDVPERNVTLAYELAMALSYLIGTMFYITRIPERWRPGFFDLAGHSHQIFHVFVILGALSHYGAAQVFLEYRGRLGCDNQ